The Plectropomus leopardus isolate mb chromosome 1, YSFRI_Pleo_2.0, whole genome shotgun sequence sequence CATCGTGCTTCCTCTGGGGCACGAACTTCAACGCCTCGTCCCACTTCCCCGTGTCCTTCATGCAGAGCATGATGCGGATCATCTGGTCCAGGGTCAAAGTTTTGGCTCCAATATCCCATTGGAGGAACTCATCAAGCGGTAAACGTGCCGTGGCCAGATTCAGACGCTTGGCGTTGGCCAACGTCACTCCTTTCTGGATCGTCCGATCCACCAGAGCTCCGATGATGTAGACCTTGTCGTGGTCGTACTTGCGGAGAACATTGGGGGAGTCTGCGGTGAGGTACACGAGCTGTTCGCGGGGGAACAGATCCACGTGCTGTTTCTCAGAGTCGGTGATGAGCAGGTGTTCCCACGCTTCAGCACCATATCGCCTGATCAGCTCCTTCTTGTAGGCCCCGTTTGCCTCAAGGTTGCAAAAATGGATGTGGTAGGGCTCGATGGCACGTCGATTCCACCCTTCGGCCTCCATCAGCTGGGACACCGCGTTCACCAACTCACGTCTGCCCATGTTGGAATCGTAGCTCATGTCAAACACTAGCGGTTGGCCGAATAGCATGGACCGGGCGCTGTTCCAGGCCATGTGCTTGTCCACTGTGCGGCCCCATAGATTGAGGAACATCGTGTTTTTGAGCGCAGGCTTTTTCCAATCCTCCGCATCGCCGTCCTGTTGTCTTAAAGCTTCCCTATCTgccttcttctgctgctgcttctccttcCAGGACCTTTTGCGGCCCTCCTTTATTGCCAGGTACTTCAGATACTTCTTCCTGGAGGACTTGGTGGTGAGGTCCGCCAGCGCCTGAAGCTCTGCATCAGTAATTTCTTTAGGCACAAACTTCCCAGCCAGCTGCCACATTGCAACCAGGTCTCGGGTTGCCTCCAGAGAAGAACCACCTGAGGGGATTTCTTGATCATCACTTACTTCCTCGTCGTCCTCATTGACTTGTTTCTCTTGTGAAGCCACTTGTACTCTCATTACGGATTTCCACTTGTCCACATCTACTGTGTGTATGTCCTCAGTATTATCCGTTTTTGTCTGGATGGCGTCATTCCACACCTGGATCCCAGTGTTAAAGTGGCGAGCAGGGATGAGACCAGTGCTGCATACTGGGAGGAAACTTGTGACTTGCCTCTTGGTGACAAAGGATGCcacaaaatgactgcatttccagAGTTCATTAAAACCTTGATTAGCGAAGAGCCGTAACATCGCGATAAAATAGCCAAAACTGTCAAAAGTGAGCTACTAAAACGAGGAAACACAGACTGTCACCGTGTCTTTCAGGATCCAAGCGGAACAAAAAGCTTTAGCAACGCAGTTCTCTCCGTTTTCCACCTTCATGAAGCTGTAACATCTAACATCTGAATCTTGTGTGCTAAATATTCCCGAAGTTGTGTTAATACCCCGCAGCTTGTCAAATATTAGGAGAAGGTCACGTTGTTTGAACGGTGTCACATATATAATATGTCCCCCGCCATATGCATGGTATGACCACACAGCTTGTCTAACCCTAAATGTTTATCGATCTtaccataacaaaaaaaataaaaccagtacTAATTTAGTTTATTTCACCCCAATATGAATTATATTAATCACGTTCAGACTAACTTTAATTGTAGCTTCCGGGCGGATATTTTTCAGTGTCGCACAGCATCAATGACGTAGTTTCCTCTTGTTAGCACAACAAGAGAAACCAGCTTGTTAGCATCgaaaatgagtttgtttttaccaaaattAACTTGCAAAAAGGACATAGACGATGTTATCAAAGGAGTGGCAGAAAAGGTCGTAGTTCTGAGGTTTGGGAGGGACGAAGACCTGGTTTGTCTCCAGCTCGATGAGATTGTAAGAAGCAGATTATTAATGCTAATTCATAAACAGCTGTTTCATGTTAATGTGACGACTGTTTCGCTTTTGCTAATCTGTCACTTTAATCCCAGCTGTCAAAAACTGCCCATGACCTGAGTAACATGGCATCCATCTACATCGTCGATGTGGATAAAGCTCCCATCTACACGAGATACTTTGACATCAGTTACATCCCCTCCACCGTTTTCTTTTTCAATGGACAGCACATGAAGGTGGACTATGGGTGAGTTACTGAGGCTGTGACTGCCTGATAGCCtctgatagatagatagatagatagatagatagatagatagatagatagatagatagatagatagatagatatttataAATCCCATATGGAAATTTAAGGTTCCAGTAGCTCAGTGCCTTGttatacacaataaaatagcaatTGAATGGGTATTGAAGTGAAGATTAAAAACCATGTGTCAAATTAATGATAATATATGTATTACTGTTTAAAATTCACAGTGCGCACAACCTGAATTAACAGATTTAAGTGCAAACAGAGCACCTGTATTAGGTAAATAATGAAGTCTGGTTTATGCATCACGTGCATGATCAGGCCTCATAGTCCTCGGCATCAGTCCTCCCTCAGTCAGTCCTTGATGAAGATGAAGTATCTTCAAGTCAATCtaagagtaaaagtacagatatatcaccagaaaatgactttgggaGAAGTTAAAGTTACCCATTAGAATATCACTGGAGTAAAAttctgtcaacaaaaaaaaacaagcagtcaGAATTCTGAGAATTATAAAGTTTACTTCTTTTTAACTTGCACCACCTTGAAAATCGGGCCAATGTTAGACTTGAAGAAAAAcgagacttttttttcacaactgaaaggatttcaagacaaaaacttttttttcttccctcctaTTCCTTCACTCATCCATCTGCCCCTTACTTCCTCCTTTCTTCCTCGCTTCATCCCTTATTTTATAGTGAGTAACTAAAATGCCAaggggaaatgtagtggagttaaCGGGAAAGctgatttaaatacaaaaactcaagtaaagtacacaTACTCccttaaaactatatttacttAATGACATTATAACACTTCTGATAGCTAACATAAATTTAAGATTTtccaaacaaaatgttttgaaattggGCTGGAACCAACGATTTTTATCATCAATTTATATGACAATCATTTCTCACTGTTTGGTCTGTAAAGTCATAGAATAGGAGAAAAAGATCAGCATAATTTGCAGAGCGCATTGACATGttcaccccccacccccatccccccaaaaaatattcaatttatgtgaatttgtgtgcatttttgccCAGAGAATTacttaaacaattaattgattatcaaaatagctgcagattaattttctgttgatggACTGATCGATCAATTGAATAATTTCTATAACTcatcaattaaataaaatagagctgcaatgattaaccAATTAAATGATTAGTTTCAAACCATTAATTTAACATcaacagattaattgataatgaaaatagtcATAGGTGGCAGCCCCACTGTTAAACACTGTAGTATTTCAAAGGGCCATCACTATTCCCAATAGCCAACAGACCAACAGTACACATCCCTAAGctatgtggtttaaaaaaagcatcaggtgtttacatttgagaagctgacATATGCAGATTTACCTCAGTTACCACCGATATTCAAAATGTAGGGAAAAAGAAGCAGTTTGACTCTTTTTGGTTGataattattttacttatttgtcTCTCAGCTCTCCAGATCACACCAAGTTTGTCGGCAGCTTCAAGACCAAACAAGATTTCATGGATCTGATTGAGGTGATATACAGAGGAGCCATGCGTGGGAAGATGATTGTCCAGAGTCCCATAGACCCTCAAAATATTCCCAAATATGATCTCCTTTACCATGGAATTTAAAGTCAACACCTCAACTGTGCAGCCTTATTGTCATAATGATTTCTCACTGTGTGGCATCAACCCGgctggttaaccctttaaaacctgagcaaattggtttgaattctttcaaaagcaaGGGTACGAAGCAATGTGCAACTCAACAAAacattgcctgaaaattagcaggaagttagtagaaaaaaagttacaagaaaatgacctgaagataaataaaagtaaaaacaaaacacaaaagaaataaaactgactaaaataatcctttaaaaatggggggaaaaaaatatgtatgcatttttctgtaacatcattttaaatatatagttataataataactatatattattataataagttttcttgacatttttccctagaatTTTGAAATtctcctctttaaaaaaaaaaatcattttcttgcaccttttactaatttctaatttctagtttttaggacatttctcaagtttctcattgccttttttctcatgtttttgaagaaaatcaaacccatttgcttaggtttcaaagtaACTTGTAAAATGCATCCCAACAtttcacaggaaaactgatgtcaatccaggtttcaaggggttaactgaCTAAAATTAGTTTGACTTATGAACAACCATCTGAAGAGGTTTTCATACAGGGGAAGATATCTCTGTACTCCTTGTGTTTAAAGGTTTCTtgtggagtttttgaccacGATTAACACCGTAGAGCTGTCTTTATGTGTGAATCCTTTTGGCCTCGGCTCTTGTGCAAGTGTCGTGTTTCACATTTCAGTTGTTATCATATTGATCAACAGGTAACAAGTCAGGAAACTCATTAATGTGAAGGCACTGTGTGAGAGCGGAGAAGAAGCTTGTAAACAGGGACCTGCATTCAACACGTCCGTTAGACCTCAAGGATACACACAATTTGTCTTGGAAAAGACACACTGTAAACAgcaactttgtttgtttgtttgaaataaacctCCACAGGGCACCTTTTAATGCACATATGTACACAAGAGCACCGTTTACCCAAACCCCCTGAAAATACAGTTACTGTCAGTACTAGTTTGATTGGTTGCAGAGGccaaaatgtattgaaaaaaaatccagtgggCTTTGTTAAGGTTCccattagtcattttttaaacagcaggACATTTAATCAATGAAAATAACTGATGTTTCCATAATCTATCCTGTCAGCCTTTCTCATATTCTATTTGTCTCAGAGAATGTGTGCATTTTGATAAATGAGGTTCtgcaactttattttgatttatttattgtgaaaatgcaGTGTCATTTTGATGTTTCCCATGGAAAAGAGCTGTATATCAGCAGAGATACAATTCATTTATCCgatgtactttatttttttaaaataaaattttatattatatctTGCACCATTTATCTGGCTCTTTTTCGCACCAGCCACTATCAGGTTCCCGCGGAcccttaaaaagtatttaaacgcattaaattcatttatctgaaaataaggccTCTATTGGCAatccttcagttttggttattgtaatattgttcttaaatttaattgcgagtgttattaaaaatgtctttaaaaagtcttaaatcgaatttgccttaagctgtaggaaccctgcacTGTGGTTCTCCTACATGTTTGGTGCACAGAATAAGTTTTAAATCTTCcgcctcactgctagatgctaATAAATCCTTTGCGGCCCTTTAACAGCTCTGTTCCTAAAGtatgtgaagaaaaacaatttgacaaaaacagcacatcaCACACATTAACAGATTCCACTAACAAACAACCAGAGTGCAGACCATAGAAATAGAATGAACAGATCAGGGGATATAAAAATCACTTAACAAAACTTCACACTACAGGACGCACTGGCAAGATGATCTTTAAAGCcgtcacaaaatcacaaaataactgCGACAGTCAGCTTTGCTGCTGACTGTTAGACAGCATGACTATTGTGTTGTGTATTCCCAACTAGACAATACCACCAATGATATATGTTATTTTCGTTGTTTGGTGGCCTATACACTGATcaggctttttttaatttgcatctgATTGACTCTCCTTCCCTGTGAATCTAAAGATGTATTTCCACAGTTGACTCCTCGCTGTCTCCTCTCCCCTCTGGTGGAGCTGCTGATGACTTGTCGATGTTCCTCTCTTTAACCCAGACTGCATACAGAGAGTTGGACCTGTAGTCAAGCTGCACTCAAGGAAAGGGCATG is a genomic window containing:
- the txnl4b gene encoding thioredoxin-like protein 4B, encoding MSLFLPKLTCKKDIDDVIKGVAEKVVVLRFGRDEDLVCLQLDEILSKTAHDLSNMASIYIVDVDKAPIYTRYFDISYIPSTVFFFNGQHMKVDYGSPDHTKFVGSFKTKQDFMDLIEVIYRGAMRGKMIVQSPIDPQNIPKYDLLYHGI
- the trmt10c gene encoding tRNA methyltransferase 10 homolog C, with protein sequence MLRLFANQGFNELWKCSHFVASFVTKRQVTSFLPVCSTGLIPARHFNTGIQVWNDAIQTKTDNTEDIHTVDVDKWKSVMRVQVASQEKQVNEDDEEVSDDQEIPSGGSSLEATRDLVAMWQLAGKFVPKEITDAELQALADLTTKSSRKKYLKYLAIKEGRKRSWKEKQQQKKADREALRQQDGDAEDWKKPALKNTMFLNLWGRTVDKHMAWNSARSMLFGQPLVFDMSYDSNMGRRELVNAVSQLMEAEGWNRRAIEPYHIHFCNLEANGAYKKELIRRYGAEAWEHLLITDSEKQHVDLFPREQLVYLTADSPNVLRKYDHDKVYIIGALVDRTIQKGVTLANAKRLNLATARLPLDEFLQWDIGAKTLTLDQMIRIMLCMKDTGKWDEALKFVPQRKHDGFHQELTEKSNANDKFTCQDAVRPLGSAKIERTFKNEGLFRSEKGFGFSGRDRKAGLSSDRAATRVRTSLRSNLEGGKIAGKGKMWWTDE